From the Calonectris borealis chromosome 4, bCalBor7.hap1.2, whole genome shotgun sequence genome, one window contains:
- the SPON2 gene encoding spondin-2 isoform X2: protein MRPTQLPAKAGALPLPVLQRKYLGMENLMFVYRSCKVIWTLLVTVLGYASSLPVGDDSICTAEELAKYSIIFTGKWSQTAFPKQYPLYRPPAQWSSMLGVTHSSDYSMWKKNEYASNGVRDFAEKGEAWVLMKEIEEAGEKIQSVHGIFSAPAISSGTGQTSTELEVHSRHPLVSFVVRIVPSPDWFVGIDSLNLCERDHWMEEVSVDLFPYDAGTDSGFTFSSPNFATIPQDTVTEITCSSPSHPANSFYYPKLKILPPIAQVTMVKLKKNQLGLPAPYLNLPAKSNEIIDSVSETPLDCEVSQWSSWGLCRGLCRKTGTKIRTRFVLLQPANNGMPCPNLDEETGCEPENCV, encoded by the exons ACCAACTCAGCTGCCAGCAAAAGCAGGTGCTCTCCCCCTACCAGTGCTCCAGAGGAAATATTTA GGAATGGAAAACCTGATGTTTGTCTACCGCTCTTGTAAAGTTATCTGGACATTACTTGTAACAGTACTAGGTTATGCCAGCAGCTTGCCTGTGGGTGATGATTCTATTTGCACAGCAGAGGAACTTGCTAAGTACAGCATAATCTTCACAGGGAAATGGAGTCAGACTGCTTTCCCTAAGCAGTATCCACTTTACAGGCCCCCAGCACAGTGGTCATCAATGCTAG GTGTTACTCATAGTTCTGACTacagcatgtggaaaaaaaatgaatatgccAGCAATGGTGTACGTGATTTTGCTGAAAAGGGTGAAGCATGGGTATTaatgaaagaaatagaagaagCTGGAGAGAAAATTCAGAGTGTACATGGAATCTTCTCTGCTCCTGCCATTTCCAGTGGCACAGGACAAACCTCCACTGAATTAGAAGTGCATTCAAGACATCCCTTA GTTTCATTTGTTGTACGAATTGTTCCAAGCCCCGACTGGTTTGTGGGTATTGACAGCCTAAATCTCTGTGAAAGAGACCATTGGATGGAAGAAGTATCAGTAGATCTCTTTCCATATGATGCTGGAACTGATAGTGGTTTCACATTTTCCTCCCCAAACTTTGCCACTATTCCACAGGACACAGTTACAGAG atcACTTGTTCCTCTCCAAGTCACCCAGCAAACTCATTTTATTACCCCAAACTCAAAATTTTGCCCCCTATCGCTCAAGTAACAATggtgaaattaaagaaaaaccaGCTGGGTCTTCCTGCACCTTATCTTAATCTTCCAGctaaaagcaatgaaataataGACTCTGTCTCAG AAACACCACTGGACTGTGAGGTTTCACAATGGTCTTCCTGGGGTCTCTGTAGAGGTCTTTGCAGAAAAACAGGGACCAAGATCAGAACTCGTTTTGTACTTCTTCAGCCTGCCAATAATGGAATGCCTTGTCCAAATCTGGATGAAGAAACAGGATGTGAACCAGAGAATTgtgtctga
- the SPON2 gene encoding spondin-2 isoform X1 produces MLFANLESLKITIIVGPKGPSSGINSKTPTVFSCRPTQLPAKAGALPLPVLQRKYLGMENLMFVYRSCKVIWTLLVTVLGYASSLPVGDDSICTAEELAKYSIIFTGKWSQTAFPKQYPLYRPPAQWSSMLGVTHSSDYSMWKKNEYASNGVRDFAEKGEAWVLMKEIEEAGEKIQSVHGIFSAPAISSGTGQTSTELEVHSRHPLVSFVVRIVPSPDWFVGIDSLNLCERDHWMEEVSVDLFPYDAGTDSGFTFSSPNFATIPQDTVTEITCSSPSHPANSFYYPKLKILPPIAQVTMVKLKKNQLGLPAPYLNLPAKSNEIIDSVSETPLDCEVSQWSSWGLCRGLCRKTGTKIRTRFVLLQPANNGMPCPNLDEETGCEPENCV; encoded by the exons ATGCTTTTTGCAAACCTGGAAAGTCTAAAGATTACAATAATTGTTGGACCAAAGGGACCCTCTTCAGGCATAAATAGCAAGACTCCTACTGTCTTCTCTTGCAGACCAACTCAGCTGCCAGCAAAAGCAGGTGCTCTCCCCCTACCAGTGCTCCAGAGGAAATATTTA GGAATGGAAAACCTGATGTTTGTCTACCGCTCTTGTAAAGTTATCTGGACATTACTTGTAACAGTACTAGGTTATGCCAGCAGCTTGCCTGTGGGTGATGATTCTATTTGCACAGCAGAGGAACTTGCTAAGTACAGCATAATCTTCACAGGGAAATGGAGTCAGACTGCTTTCCCTAAGCAGTATCCACTTTACAGGCCCCCAGCACAGTGGTCATCAATGCTAG GTGTTACTCATAGTTCTGACTacagcatgtggaaaaaaaatgaatatgccAGCAATGGTGTACGTGATTTTGCTGAAAAGGGTGAAGCATGGGTATTaatgaaagaaatagaagaagCTGGAGAGAAAATTCAGAGTGTACATGGAATCTTCTCTGCTCCTGCCATTTCCAGTGGCACAGGACAAACCTCCACTGAATTAGAAGTGCATTCAAGACATCCCTTA GTTTCATTTGTTGTACGAATTGTTCCAAGCCCCGACTGGTTTGTGGGTATTGACAGCCTAAATCTCTGTGAAAGAGACCATTGGATGGAAGAAGTATCAGTAGATCTCTTTCCATATGATGCTGGAACTGATAGTGGTTTCACATTTTCCTCCCCAAACTTTGCCACTATTCCACAGGACACAGTTACAGAG atcACTTGTTCCTCTCCAAGTCACCCAGCAAACTCATTTTATTACCCCAAACTCAAAATTTTGCCCCCTATCGCTCAAGTAACAATggtgaaattaaagaaaaaccaGCTGGGTCTTCCTGCACCTTATCTTAATCTTCCAGctaaaagcaatgaaataataGACTCTGTCTCAG AAACACCACTGGACTGTGAGGTTTCACAATGGTCTTCCTGGGGTCTCTGTAGAGGTCTTTGCAGAAAAACAGGGACCAAGATCAGAACTCGTTTTGTACTTCTTCAGCCTGCCAATAATGGAATGCCTTGTCCAAATCTGGATGAAGAAACAGGATGTGAACCAGAGAATTgtgtctga